A genome region from bacterium includes the following:
- a CDS encoding TIGR00266 family protein has product MTALNYHVIGDDMQAVVLELTQGQTVKAEAGAMMFMTSAIEMDTKMEGGLFGGIKRKIAGESLFMATFACRSASGTVAFSSPYPGKIVPLEVSGQTLLCQRDAFLCADHGIELDIAFTKRLGAGFFGGEGFILERITGYGLVFLQASGAIVRKDLAAGETLKVDTGCLVAFEGSVDYDIQMVGGIKTAFFGGEGLFLARLTGPGQVWLQTLPFSRLADKVISASRRSVGEVRRGRSILGGLGDIISGD; this is encoded by the coding sequence ATGACGGCACTGAACTACCATGTGATTGGGGATGACATGCAGGCGGTTGTCCTCGAGCTGACCCAGGGGCAGACGGTCAAGGCCGAGGCGGGCGCCATGATGTTCATGACTTCGGCTATCGAGATGGACACGAAGATGGAGGGAGGGCTGTTTGGCGGTATCAAGCGGAAAATCGCCGGCGAGAGCCTCTTCATGGCAACTTTTGCATGCCGCAGCGCGAGCGGCACAGTGGCGTTCAGCTCGCCTTATCCGGGCAAGATTGTGCCGCTTGAGGTCTCTGGCCAGACGCTTTTGTGCCAGCGAGATGCTTTTCTGTGTGCGGATCATGGGATTGAGTTGGACATCGCGTTCACAAAGCGGCTGGGCGCGGGCTTCTTCGGGGGCGAGGGCTTCATTCTGGAGAGGATAACTGGCTACGGTCTTGTTTTCTTGCAGGCATCCGGCGCCATCGTCCGGAAGGACCTCGCTGCTGGCGAGACGCTGAAGGTCGATACGGGCTGCCTCGTGGCGTTCGAGGGCTCAGTTGACTACGACATCCAGATGGTCGGCGGGATCAAGACCGCCTTCTTCGGGGGCGAGGGGCTTTTTCTGGCAAGGCTCACGGGCCCGGGACAGGTCTGGCTCCAGACGCTTCCCTTCTCGCGCCTCGCCGACAAGGTCATAAGCGCCTCGCGGCGTTCGGTGGGCGAGGTCAGGCGGGGGCGGAGCATTCTCGGCGGCTTGGGCGACATCATCAGCGGCGACTGA
- a CDS encoding ASKHA domain-containing protein: MGRTYRVDVSPDGVSFAAAAADNLMQLLARHSIILTAPCGGKGVCKKCRVLVREPGREVQEVLACQYRVHSDICVTVPGASRVEVSSGEVEPSEAIRIALSEELFPSVALDRLDKSRETSRILGLAVDLGTTTVSAALIDLESGEALGFATVMNQQTQFGADVITRIGYSQRGKESRRELSKVLAASVQVVADALLSRAGCTTSDVYQIVFAGNTTMFATLLELDCTQLVTPPYSAPLLEPLTLQPQNVAALGELGLPRWTRLDFLPAIGGYVGSDVLAGLLIAKMREQDGALVFLDIGTNGEAVVFLRGRAVASSAAAGPAFEGGEISCGMPAMPGAIQSVRYEDGRLATEVVGGVEAIGICGSGLIDACASLVRLGVIEPSGRFCERAGALPGPVAGGMRRKGSQAAFFLHENVYLTQEDVRKTQLAKGAIRTCIEFLLNEAQVEAASVKKVVLGGAFGSLIDPCSAETIGLIPTFEHAEKESLGNTALAGAMLALLSRRRLDEMRELQKKIRYVNLAGRAEFEERFTQNLAFG; this comes from the coding sequence ATGGGTAGGACTTATCGGGTTGATGTCTCGCCAGACGGAGTGTCGTTCGCGGCGGCCGCGGCGGATAACCTCATGCAACTGCTGGCCCGCCATTCGATAATCCTGACTGCACCGTGCGGCGGCAAGGGGGTCTGCAAGAAATGCCGCGTCCTTGTGAGGGAGCCTGGCCGCGAGGTTCAGGAGGTCCTTGCTTGCCAGTATCGTGTCCATTCTGACATCTGCGTTACCGTTCCTGGCGCCTCACGCGTCGAGGTGTCGTCGGGTGAAGTTGAGCCTTCAGAGGCGATCAGAATTGCGCTTTCAGAGGAGTTGTTTCCATCTGTGGCTCTGGACAGACTGGATAAAAGCAGAGAGACGTCACGGATTCTCGGGCTTGCGGTCGATTTGGGGACGACCACTGTATCAGCGGCCCTCATTGACCTTGAGTCGGGCGAGGCGCTCGGCTTTGCGACCGTGATGAACCAGCAGACGCAGTTCGGTGCGGACGTGATAACGCGGATAGGTTACTCGCAGAGGGGCAAAGAGAGCAGGCGAGAGCTTTCAAAAGTGCTGGCGGCGAGCGTCCAAGTCGTCGCGGACGCTCTGCTGTCGAGGGCCGGGTGCACGACCTCCGATGTGTATCAAATCGTCTTCGCGGGGAACACAACGATGTTCGCGACGCTGCTCGAGCTCGACTGCACGCAGCTTGTTACGCCGCCATATAGTGCGCCATTGCTGGAGCCGCTCACTCTTCAGCCGCAAAATGTCGCGGCGCTTGGCGAGCTCGGCCTTCCACGCTGGACACGGCTCGATTTCCTTCCTGCCATCGGCGGCTATGTCGGCAGCGACGTGCTGGCCGGCCTTTTGATCGCCAAGATGCGTGAGCAGGACGGCGCGCTCGTGTTTCTGGACATCGGCACCAACGGCGAGGCGGTCGTGTTCTTAAGGGGACGAGCTGTCGCGTCTTCTGCGGCGGCGGGACCCGCCTTCGAGGGAGGAGAGATCAGCTGCGGGATGCCGGCCATGCCGGGCGCGATCCAGAGTGTGAGGTATGAAGATGGTCGTCTCGCGACCGAGGTGGTCGGCGGCGTAGAGGCTATCGGCATCTGCGGCTCTGGCCTGATCGATGCGTGCGCCTCGCTCGTGCGTTTGGGCGTGATCGAGCCGTCTGGGCGGTTTTGCGAGCGTGCGGGAGCGCTTCCGGGGCCTGTCGCAGGGGGCATGAGACGCAAGGGCAGCCAGGCGGCGTTTTTTCTCCATGAGAACGTTTATCTGACTCAGGAGGACGTGCGAAAGACCCAGCTCGCCAAAGGCGCAATCCGCACCTGCATCGAGTTTCTGCTTAACGAGGCGCAAGTTGAGGCGGCTTCCGTAAAAAAAGTCGTTCTCGGCGGGGCGTTTGGCAGCCTAATCGACCCCTGCTCTGCGGAGACGATCGGGCTCATACCGACGTTTGAGCACGCCGAGAAGGAGTCATTGGGCAACACGGCTCTGGCGGGGGCAATGCTTGCTCTTCTGTCGAGGCGCAGGCTCGATGAGATGCGTGAGCTTCAGAAGAAGATAAGATACGTCAATCTCGCGGGACGAGCGGAGTTTGAGGAGCGCTTCACCCAGAACCTCGCATTTGGATAA
- a CDS encoding C25 family cysteine peptidase, whose protein sequence is MKNLKIIICSALFVLCISLAVFAEGITVQLEFPQDSLTVSKMGEYDVVSLEGCELFGEPGEPLLPTKAVYVALPPGFEMTGVRISDNRQIQLPGAFDIAPGQPVRPVSQPDLYDFVPPEPSAYSLFEAQPAEQLVSTGEGSLRGYRVLGLIVYPMQYQAAEKRLLLSTEMTIEIVGKQLPLPLDTLPESTLAGDVAAKSVVSSLVENPEGAEQQPRATPLYWRDKCDVLIITQDYFVSSLEVLQDWLYRKGYRTKIVTVGEIEGDYVGPDLPAKIRNCIKDYYINQGLGWVILGGDVGEVPTRRGYAFTSGKTYGKDDYLQCDYYYSDLDGSWNADGDEYWGEYKEDNIDMYPDVFVGRLPASSLSNIKVLVRKILTYEGVGEDPLPTDYLTSAFFWACKLDEHPTWGGDAKDSITEATIFPPYWTFKTCYDRDGTSGKENVLGAMDDGYAIINNCGHSTYNAASALSDVPNAQREYIACIDMTRLKNSPRYSVLYSIGCLFGALDLDSLGERFVNAAAGGGVAALVNSRYGWYSSGSPGYGPSDLMDREFFDALFRGHHYNIGEAFAESKVRYISYSKRSNKGWYGCFRWVTYGMNLLGSPVTPVWTATPSTIAVDYDPVFRLNRDGFFASVTGKGAKPVQGALVCLTDRAGWLARGTTDQDGQVLVDTPYVESARNFDLTVTAQNHLPYLARVTGVYNTELALTNAEVTPRYGRAGDTFTFQVHYSDEDGDPPFVIKAYVAGQYFPLSLLEGGPANGTFGVKLVIGSGDCLGDMFHFFAVDGRGSFKRYPPTGELFGPGIDDVKPDSTVSSPQYSSVATIAVQYLAHDDCSGAASLELWFRRNAEAWTFSGLSGEGSSGTISFVAPAEGTYDFFSIATDNAGNEQLRIARTDTSCVYDGTPPSSTLRCPDYSSESNLSIACWAGDVVSGVERVTMYYRFSAPEPAESGIARQPKWQVFKSAQWRQGLDFAFDAQNGPGLYEFMSIATDRAGNTEHVKSAADASCVFDYPSLAFFIWTDAGNYHPGDELVVSGAYDNPGETTTADLYLALVLPDGDMLYMPGPSNTLCALYTEIPIAALSSREFELLRTEIPAGFLPGRYQFMAALVRSSTYQLMGNIAAADWDVL, encoded by the coding sequence ATGAAAAACCTGAAGATCATCATTTGCTCAGCTCTGTTTGTGCTCTGTATTTCCTTGGCGGTATTTGCTGAGGGGATCACAGTTCAGCTCGAGTTCCCGCAAGACTCGCTAACGGTCTCCAAGATGGGAGAGTACGACGTTGTGAGCCTCGAGGGGTGCGAGCTCTTTGGCGAGCCGGGGGAGCCGCTTCTGCCGACGAAGGCCGTCTATGTGGCGCTTCCGCCTGGCTTCGAGATGACCGGAGTTCGCATCTCGGATAACAGGCAGATTCAGCTGCCAGGCGCATTCGATATCGCCCCAGGTCAGCCCGTCCGGCCTGTTTCTCAGCCTGATCTTTACGACTTCGTCCCTCCCGAGCCCAGCGCCTACTCGCTTTTTGAGGCGCAGCCGGCCGAGCAGCTCGTATCGACCGGCGAGGGGTCGCTGCGGGGCTATCGTGTGCTTGGGCTGATCGTGTATCCCATGCAGTATCAGGCGGCCGAAAAGCGCCTGCTTCTGAGCACGGAGATGACGATAGAGATTGTGGGTAAGCAGCTTCCGCTTCCATTGGACACGCTGCCCGAAAGCACACTGGCCGGCGACGTCGCCGCGAAATCGGTGGTCAGCTCGCTGGTTGAGAACCCCGAGGGCGCGGAACAGCAGCCCAGGGCAACGCCTCTTTACTGGCGGGACAAATGCGACGTTCTGATCATCACGCAGGACTATTTCGTCTCGTCGCTAGAGGTCTTGCAGGACTGGCTTTACCGGAAGGGCTACCGAACGAAGATAGTTACGGTTGGCGAGATTGAAGGCGATTATGTCGGCCCGGACTTACCGGCCAAGATACGAAACTGCATCAAGGACTACTACATCAATCAGGGTCTTGGCTGGGTGATTCTTGGCGGGGACGTTGGTGAGGTCCCGACCCGCCGTGGCTATGCGTTTACGTCCGGGAAAACCTATGGCAAGGATGATTATCTGCAATGCGATTACTATTACTCCGATCTGGACGGCAGCTGGAACGCTGATGGGGACGAGTATTGGGGCGAGTACAAGGAAGATAACATCGATATGTACCCGGACGTCTTTGTGGGTCGGTTGCCGGCCTCATCTCTGAGCAACATTAAGGTGCTGGTGCGGAAGATACTGACCTATGAGGGGGTTGGCGAGGACCCGCTTCCGACCGATTATCTTACGTCGGCGTTCTTCTGGGCCTGCAAACTGGACGAGCACCCGACGTGGGGTGGCGATGCGAAGGACAGCATCACCGAGGCGACCATCTTTCCTCCCTATTGGACGTTCAAGACCTGCTATGACCGGGATGGCACTTCGGGCAAGGAGAACGTGCTGGGCGCCATGGACGACGGCTATGCGATCATTAACAACTGTGGGCACAGCACCTACAATGCGGCGAGCGCGCTTTCTGATGTTCCTAATGCGCAGCGTGAGTACATCGCGTGTATTGATATGACGAGGCTCAAGAATTCGCCTCGTTATTCGGTGCTCTACTCGATAGGTTGCCTGTTCGGGGCGCTTGATTTGGACAGCCTGGGAGAGCGATTCGTGAATGCGGCGGCGGGCGGTGGCGTTGCAGCGTTGGTCAACAGCCGGTATGGGTGGTATTCGTCAGGCAGCCCCGGTTACGGCCCTTCTGACCTGATGGACCGCGAGTTCTTTGATGCTCTGTTTAGGGGCCATCACTACAACATCGGCGAGGCCTTTGCCGAGAGCAAGGTGCGTTACATCTCGTACTCGAAGCGTTCAAATAAGGGCTGGTATGGCTGCTTCAGATGGGTAACTTACGGGATGAACCTTCTTGGGTCCCCGGTAACGCCCGTCTGGACGGCGACACCATCGACAATAGCCGTGGACTACGACCCTGTTTTTAGGCTGAACAGGGATGGATTCTTCGCCAGCGTAACCGGCAAAGGAGCGAAGCCTGTTCAGGGCGCTCTCGTGTGTCTGACAGACCGCGCCGGTTGGCTTGCCCGTGGAACGACTGACCAGGACGGCCAGGTCCTGGTCGATACGCCTTACGTAGAATCCGCCCGCAATTTCGACTTGACGGTAACTGCACAAAATCATCTGCCTTACCTTGCCCGCGTGACGGGCGTTTACAACACGGAACTGGCGCTAACGAACGCTGAGGTGACGCCGCGATATGGACGGGCGGGCGACACATTCACTTTTCAGGTGCATTATTCTGATGAGGATGGGGACCCGCCGTTTGTCATCAAGGCTTACGTTGCAGGGCAGTACTTCCCCCTCTCGCTGCTTGAAGGTGGTCCGGCAAATGGCACGTTTGGGGTCAAGCTCGTGATCGGAAGCGGCGATTGCCTCGGCGACATGTTTCATTTCTTCGCTGTTGACGGTCGTGGCTCCTTCAAGAGGTATCCGCCAACGGGAGAGCTCTTCGGGCCCGGCATCGATGACGTCAAGCCCGATTCCACCGTCAGTTCGCCCCAATACTCGAGCGTGGCCACCATCGCCGTGCAATACCTTGCTCACGACGACTGCTCCGGCGCGGCCAGTCTGGAGCTTTGGTTCCGCCGCAACGCTGAGGCATGGACATTCTCCGGCCTGTCGGGTGAAGGTTCAAGCGGAACGATCAGCTTCGTAGCGCCGGCAGAGGGCACTTACGACTTTTTCAGCATAGCGACCGATAACGCCGGCAACGAGCAGCTTCGCATCGCCCGCACGGATACTTCTTGCGTTTACGACGGTACGCCTCCGAGCTCGACGTTGCGCTGCCCAGACTACTCATCTGAGAGCAACCTGAGCATCGCCTGTTGGGCAGGCGACGTTGTTTCCGGGGTCGAGCGAGTCACAATGTATTATAGATTCTCTGCTCCTGAACCTGCCGAGAGCGGCATCGCACGTCAACCGAAGTGGCAAGTCTTCAAGAGCGCCCAGTGGCGCCAGGGCCTTGACTTCGCATTTGATGCGCAGAACGGGCCGGGGCTTTATGAGTTCATGTCCATTGCGACCGACCGAGCAGGCAACACAGAGCATGTCAAGAGCGCCGCCGATGCATCGTGCGTGTTCGATTATCCGTCGCTGGCGTTCTTCATCTGGACCGACGCGGGGAATTATCATCCGGGGGACGAGCTTGTAGTGTCGGGGGCCTACGATAACCCCGGCGAGACAACTACCGCAGACCTCTACCTCGCACTTGTGCTTCCGGACGGGGACATGTTGTACATGCCCGGCCCTTCCAACACTCTCTGCGCGCTCTACACTGAGATACCGATCGCCGCTTTGTCATCGCGCGAGTTTGAGCTGCTGAGGACAGAGATTCCGGCTGGCTTTCTGCCCGGGCGATACCAGTTTATGGCCGCCTTGGTGCGGTCCTCTACATATCAACTTATGGGTAACATTGCCGCAGCCGACTGGGACGTGTTGTAG